The Opitutus sp. DNA window AAAGACTACGTGCGGCGGGTGCGGCCGCGGAACCTGGAGGCGTTTCTTACCCTCAAGTTCGCCCCCGGCCAGACCGCGCAGGTGGACTGGGGCAGCTTTGGCTCGGTGGAGGTGGACGGCACCCGGCGGGCTTTAAGTTTTTTCGTCATGGTTTTGGGGTACAGCCGGTTCCTGCATGTGGAATTTACCCTCGGGCAGGGCCAGGAGTGGTGGCTGGGCTGTCACCGGCGCGCCTTTGAAAAACTCGGCGGGGTGCCGCGCGAGGTGATGGTGGACAACTGCAAGACGGCCGTCCTCTCGCATGTGCCCGGGACCGACCCGGTGTACAACGCCCAGTACCTGGACTTTGCCCGGCACTACGGGTTTACGATAAAAGCGTGCGGGCCGGGGCATCCGCAGTCCAAGGGCATGGTGGAAAACGCGGTGGGTTACGTGAAAAAAAGCTTCCTTGGCGGGAGGCAGATGAATGGGTTTACCGAGCTGGGGCCGGCCGCCAGCTTGTGGCTGGAAACGGTGGCCAACGTGCGCGTTCACGCTGAAACCCAGGGCCGGCCGGTGGACCGGCTGCCCGAGGAGCGCGCTGCGCTCCTGCCGCTTAACCCGGTGGCCAGTCCGGCGGTGCGCACCTTAAGCGTGCGGGCGTCGCGGCGGTGCCGGGTGAGTATCGAAACGAACCGCTACTCGGTGCCCACGAAGTTTGCCGGGGCGCTACTCACCGCGCAGATCGAGGGGGCGCAGGTGAGGTTTTTTGCGGAACGCACCCTGGTGGCCGAGCACGCCCGCAGTTTTGCCCGCCGCGCCGATGTGGAAAACCCCGAGCATGTGCGCGAACTCGAGGAGCGCAAACGGCAGGGGGCGCGGCAGCGCCTGCGGCTACGGTTTTTGGAACTG harbors:
- a CDS encoding IS21 family transposase, producing MINYELYCRIKQAEAAGHSAPQIARSLQLHVQTVRRWQAQEKYARSQAAQVPRPSKLDVHKPAIARWLEAHPFTAMQLWQKVRERGYTGGYSILKDYVRRVRPRNLEAFLTLKFAPGQTAQVDWGSFGSVEVDGTRRALSFFVMVLGYSRFLHVEFTLGQGQEWWLGCHRRAFEKLGGVPREVMVDNCKTAVLSHVPGTDPVYNAQYLDFARHYGFTIKACGPGHPQSKGMVENAVGYVKKSFLGGRQMNGFTELGPAASLWLETVANVRVHAETQGRPVDRLPEERAALLPLNPVASPAVRTLSVRASRRCRVSIETNRYSVPTKFAGALLTAQIEGAQVRFFAERTLVAEHARSFARRADVENPEHVRELEERKRQGARQRLRLRFLELSPAAPAYQRGLEERRLNAGHHLATIVGLVALYGTDAVGRAIESAHELGAYSSDYILNLLEQRARALPQAGPIHLTRADALAALELELRPPDLSPYTQ